The following coding sequences lie in one Eremothecium sinecaudum strain ATCC 58844 chromosome IV, complete sequence genomic window:
- the RPS12 gene encoding 40S ribosomal protein eS12 (Syntenic homolog of Ashbya gossypii ADR412C; Syntenic homolog of Saccharomyces cerevisiae YOR369C (RPS12)): MSDVEEVQQVVVEQQEVTIEDALKVVLRTALIHDGLARGLRESAKALSRGEAQLVVLVDSVTEDNIIKLIEGLTNEAAAFREDKAPIPLIKVADAKQLGEWAGLGKIDREGNARKVVGASVVVVKSWGAETSEREIILDHFSQQ; encoded by the coding sequence ATGTCTGACGTAGAAGAAGTCCAACAAGTTGTTGTCGAACAACAAGAAGTTACCATTGAAGACGCTTTGAAGGTTGTCTTGAGAACCGCTTTGATTCACGATGGTTTGGCCAGAGGTTTGAGAGAATCTGCTAAGGCTTTGTCCAGAGGTGAAGCCCAATTGGTTGTTTTGGTTGATTCCGTTACCGAGGACAACATTATCAAGTTAATTGAAGGTTTGACCAACGAAGCTGCTGCTTTCAGAGAGGACAAGGCTCCAATTCCATTGATCAAGGTCGCTGACGCTAAGCAATTAGGTGAGTGGGCCGGTTTGGGTAAGATCGACCGTGAAGGTAACGCCAGAAAGGTCGTTGGTGCTTCCGTTGTTGTTGTCAAGAGCTGGGGTGCTGAAACCTCCGAGAGAGAGATCATCTTGGACCACTTCTCTCAACAATAA
- the ACS1 gene encoding acetate--CoA ligase 1 (Syntenic homolog of Ashbya gossypii ADR408W; Syntenic homolog of Saccharomyces cerevisiae YAL054C (ACS1)): MVTDMNRVQKGIAGGRNGNGAGNGHGHVQHIEGSSDSKHTYLTSVAAVEQGPITGRLSKELAAQYKPRLQNFHEYLAAYRESLENPEAFFGRQARDLLDWFRPFDEVYLKGANGLPSFDNNVWFTNGQLNACYNMVDRHVMATPDKPAIIYEGDETGQGYVLTYRQLLAEVCRVAQVLQVSMGVKKGDTVAVYMPMIPQAIITLLAITRIGAIHSVVFAGFSSNSLRDRIIDANSQVVITTDESKRGGKVIETKRFVDDAVKETPHVRHVLVYKRTRNPEVIYNAERDLDWDSEVAKYKPYCPCVPVDSEHPLFLLYTSGSTGAPKGLQHSTAGYLLQAYLTMQYSFDVRKQDIIFTAGDIGWITGHTYVVYGPLLSGSTTVVFEGTPSYPTFSRYWDIIDTYKVTQFYVAPTALRLLKRAGDGYTEGYSLRSLRCLGSVGEPIAAEVWQWYYEVIGKSEIPVIDTYWQTESGSHLITPMAGGGTPTKPGSSSFPFFGIDIAILDPQTGKELEGPFVEGVLVVKRPWPSFARTIWNNYERYRETYLKPYPGYYFTGDGATRDQDGYIWILGRVDDVVNVSGHRLSTAEIEAAILQNEMVSECAVVGYADDLTGQAIAAFVMLKQKSNWSIATERELQEMKRQLLLMVRKDIGPFAAPKLIILVDDLPKTRSGKIMRRILRKILAGEADQLGDVSTLSNPGIVKHLIDSVKLH, from the coding sequence ATGGTCACGGATATGAACAGGGTTCAAAAGGGAATAGCAGGCGGTAGAAATGGCAATGGTGCGGGTAATGGCCATGGGCATGTGCAGCATATCGAAGGATCGTCTGATTCCAAACATACGTATTTGACTTCCGTGGCTGCTGTCGAGCAGGGGCCTATAACGGGGCGGTTATCAAAGGAATTGGCGGCGCAATACAAGCCGCGGTTGCAGAACTTTCACGAGTACCTTGCCGCGTACAGGGAGTCGCTGGAGAATCCGGAGGCGTTCTTCGGGCGCCAGGCACGTGACCTCCTTGATTGGTTCCGGCCGTTTGACGAGGTGTACTTGAAGGGTGCAAACGGGTTGCCATCGTTCGACAACAACGTGTGGTTCACGAACGGGCAGTTGAATGCGTGCTACAACATGGTGGATCGTCACGTGATGGCCACGCCTGACAAGCCTGCGATCATCTACGAAGGCGATGAGACCGGCCAGGGCTATGTGTTGACGTACCGTCAGTTGCTTGCCGAGGTGTGCAGGGTTGCGCAGGTTTTGCAGGTTTCTATGGGTGTGAAGAAGGGCGATACTGTTGCGGTCTACATGCCTATGATCCCACAGGCGATTATCACGCTATTAGCGATAACGAGGATCGGCGCTATACATTCTGTTGTTTTTGCTGGGTTTTCCTCCAACTCGCTACGCGATAGGATTATCGACGCTAATTCCCAGGTGGTGATTACGACGGATGAATCTAAGCGTGGTGGGAAGGTAATCGAGACTAAACGGTTTGTTGACGATGCAGTGAAGGAGACCCCTCACGTGAGGCACGTTTTGGTGTACAAGCGGACGCGTAACCCTGAAGTAATCTATAATGCCGAAAGAGATTTGGATTGGGATAGTGAGGTTGCCAAATACAAGCCATACTGCCCTTGCGTACCCGTAGACTCTGAGCATCCCTTGTTTTTACTATACACTTCTGGGTCTACGGGAGCTCCAAAGGGCTTGCAGCACTCAACGGCAGGCTATTTGCTCCAGGCCTATCTAACTATGCAATATAGTTTTGATGTACGGAAGCAGGACATCATCTTTACCGCTGGGGACATCGGGTGGATCACTGGCCACACATATGTAGTGTACGGCCCGTTGCTTAGTGGCAGTACTACAGTTGTCTTCGAAGGTACCCCTTCATATCCCACATTCTCTAGATATTGGGATATTATTGATACCTACAAAGTGACGCAATTTTATGTTGCCCCTACAGCGTTGCGTTTGTTGAAGCGTGCTGGAGATGGATATACAGAGGGTTATTCTTTAAGAAGTCTACGGTGTCTAGGTTCAGTGGGAGAACCAATTGCTGCCGAAGTTTGGCAATGGTACTATGAAGTTATTGGTAAAAGCGAAATTCCTGTCATAGATACATACTGGCAAACTGAATCAGGCTCGCACTTGATAACACCTATGGCTGGAGGCGGGACACCCACGAAGCCTGGTTCATCTTCGTTCCCCTTTTTCGGTATAGATATTGCAATTCTTGACCCTCAAACAGGAAAGGAGTTAGAAGGCCCATTTGTGGAGGGTGTGTTGGTAGTCAAGCGTCCATGGCCATCTTTTGCAAGGACCATCTGGAACAACTACGAACGATACAGGGAAACATACCTAAAACCCTACCCAGGCTACTATTTCACTGGTGATGGTGCAACGCGTGACCAGGATGGATACATTTGGATATTAGGTCGGGTGGACGATGTAGTAAATGTTTCAGGACACCGTCTCTCCACCGCTGAGATTGAGGCCGCCATTCTTCAGAATGAGATGGTCTCTGAGTGTGCCGTAGTTGGGTATGCTGACGACTTGACAGGCCAAGCAATTGCAGCCTTCGTCATGCTAAAACAGAAGAGTAACTGGTCTATTGCAACTGAGAGAGAGCTGCAGGAAATGAAAAGACAGTTACTCCTTATGGTACGCAAGGACATTGGTCCATTTGCCGCTCCTAAGTTAATAATACTAGTTGATGATTTACCTAAGACTAGATCAGGTAAGATTATGAGACGTATTCTCAGAAAAATCTTGGCTGGCGAAGCTGATCAATTAGGTGATGTATCTACACTATCCAACCCAGGTATTGTCAAGCATTTGATCGACTCTGTAAAGTTGCACTAA
- the RAD17 gene encoding Rad17p (Syntenic homolog of Ashbya gossypii ADR411W; Syntenic homolog of Saccharomyces cerevisiae YOR368W (RAD17)): MEQSSLFSATSIHLDHITSTLNCLMPFGQKDDVLVTIDKDGLSFVRENYHSSKIQLFLSKDLFQHYCYNPAIDNPDAFTKLSIKINHIFESLSIASNRSNDDIVECTLSHNGEGTPFILIVEDSLITERAEYSTYFISDVDNTGLVLDRESLEFECIIKGDVLYSALKDLKEIGCKECYLYAMTSTRSRPIFALLSKSQLGFSKIMLPAERSILEKLEVYNNDSKTIVHESPVIGLFDFNTIDKLRLSTKIASKALIRKDVHGLLTINILSQANDMLIPNKIHSKADTSEQTVDYPSIFVEVSVLEKATALDTDIKDIQMLMSESTVQKPFSTTEQPMQSAFNAPTEQSKGNILGLTEPVNFPSEQNANDSYNPVPTMDIPLFF; encoded by the coding sequence ATGGAGCAATCGTCGCTGTTTTCAGCAACCTCTATCCATCTGGATCATATTACGTCAACTTTAAACTGTTTGATGCCTTTTGGACAAAAGGACGACGTTTTGGTTACAATCGATAAAGATGGATTGTCCTTTGTTCGTGAAAACTACCATTCTAGCAAGATTCAATTGTTTTTATCGAAGGATTTATTCCAACATTACTGTTATAATCCAGCCATTGATAATCCCGATGCTTTCACTAAACTGTCAATAAAGATAAATCATATATTTGAAAGTCTAAGCATAGCTAGTAATCGAAGTAATGATGACATTGTTGAGTGCACTTTATCCCACAATGGAGAGGGAACGCCCTTTATTCTAATAGTGGAAGATAGTTTGATTACTGAAAGGGCTGAATACAGCACGTATTTCATCAGTGATGTTGATAATACCGGTCTGGTACTGGATAGGGAAAGTCTTGAGTTTGAATGCATTATAAAGGGTGATGTCCTGTATTCAGCTTTAAAGGATTTAAAAGAAATTGGTTGCAAGGAATGCTATTTATATGCAATGACAAGCACTCGTTCTCGTCCTATATTTGCATTACTATCGAAGAGTCAGCTGGGGTTTTCCAAGATAATGTTACCAGCTGAGAGATCGATACTGGAAAAGCTAGAAGTATATAATAATGATTCTAAAACCATAGTACACGAGTCTCCTGTTATAGGATTGTTTGACTTCAATACAATCGATAAGCTGCGATTGAGTACAAAGATTGCTAGTAAAGCGCTCATTCGGAAAGATGTCCATGGGCTGCTGACCATTAACATACTAAGCCAAGCCAACGATATGTTGATTCCAAATAAAATTCACTCAAAAGCCGACACTTCTGAGCAAACGGTAGATTATCCAAGCATATTTGTGGAAGTTTCTGTGTTGGAAAAGGCTACAGCACTGGACACTGATATAAAAGATATACAAATGTTAATGTCAGAGTCAACTGTGCAAAAGCCTTTCTCAACAACCGAGCAGCCGATGCAAAGCGCTTTCAATGCTCCAACAGAGCAAAGTAAGGGCAATATTCTCGGTCTTACAGAGCCAGTGAACTTCCCTTCAGAACAGAACGCTAATGACTCCTACAACCCTGTACCAACAATGGATATACCTCTGTTCTTCTAG
- the MRS6 gene encoding GTPase-activating protein MRS6 (Syntenic homolog of Ashbya gossypii ADR413C; Syntenic homolog of Saccharomyces cerevisiae YOR370C (MRS6)) → MNNTERRVSMAERRPSSILTTEHNKSGMIVPHLAGLEDPLPETTPEKVDVVIVGTGLVESILAAALSWQGSSVLHVDSNSYYGDSSATLTIDQLKNWVAKVNNNEYSGCYQDARLYVSSMVSPQGSYSSRDFGIDLSPKILFAKSDLLSILTKSRVHHYLEFRSLSDFHTYENDNFEKLNNSKQEIFTDPTLPLMTKRNLMRFIKFVLDWETQPELWEPFVDKPLSEFLEKKFKLEKPHISELIFSIGLCYTYDVTTPNGLQRIRRYLTSFDVYGPFPVLYSKYGGPGEIAQGFCRSAAVAGATYKLQHKLVSFDPTSKVATFQDGSRALVTEKVVISPTQRPENSKNLPPQPYEVQHLTCVVEKDCAEWFGENRHAAIVVFPPSSLKTNNKVAVQVLIQSSGSETCPNGTCVWYLTTTETGKQGELDLDATLEAMEASIIRESSDIPHKADVFEMTPTGQYIVNSVKLGQSFIENAPQERLHFLVKLYYRQFTSTSPFNVVHPSLFNFQTSEKYEVGASDNGILYTAMPSGEISYDEAITAAKVLYDKIVGSDDDFFDIDFEDEEDQEISGKVYNESAITDDDDEADILDAEVVEFAGEMEI, encoded by the coding sequence ATGAATAATACAGAAAGGCGGGTATCTATGGCGGAAAGGAGGCCCTCCTCCATTTTGACGACAGAGCATAATAAGTCAGGTATGATTGTGCCGCACTTAGCGGGATTAGAGGACCCTTTGCCTGAAACTACGCCGGAGAAGGTAGATGTTGTAATTGTTGGTACTGGGCTTGTGGAGTCGATTTTGGCTGCCGCGCTATCTTGGCAGGGATCATCAGTGCTTCACGTGGATAGTAATAGCTACTACGGTGATTCCAGTGCGACTTTGACTATTGATCAATTAAAGAACTGGGTAGCTAAAGTGAATAATAATGAATATAGTGGCTGTTACCAAGATGCGAGATTATATGTTTCAAGTATGGTAAGTCCTCAGGGTAGCTACTCGTCGAGAGACTTTGGTATCGACCTATCTCCTAAGATTTTGTTTGCAAAATCGGATCTTTTATCCATTCTAACCAAGTCGAGAGTACACCATTACCTTGAGTTCCGGTCTTTGTCAGATTTCCATACCTATGAAAATGACAACTTTGAGAAACTGAACAACTCGAAGCAGGAGATATTTACTGACCCTACGCTGCCCTTAATGACTAAGCGGAATTTGATGAGATTTATAAAGTTCGTACTGGATTGGGAAACTCAACCGGAGTTATGGGAGCCCTTTGTAGACAAACCCTTGTCTGAATTTCTAGAAAAGAAGTTCAAGTTGGAAAAGCCACACATATCCGAATTAATTTTTTCGATCGGGCTTTGTTATACTTACGATGTTACAACTCCAAATGGCTTGCAGAGAATCCGCCGGTATTTGACTAGTTTCGATGTATACGGCCCGTTCCCAGTGTTATATTCTAAGTATGGTGGGCCAGGAGAAATCGCACAGGGATTCTGCAGGTCTGCTGCGGTTGCAGGTGCGACATACAAGCTACAGCATAAACTGGTGTCTTTCGATCCCACTTCAAAGGTTGCTACTTTCCAAGACGGCTCGCGAGCTCTAGTAACAGAAAAAGTCGTCATATCCCCTACCCAACGTCCTGAAAACAGTAAAAATCTGCCACCACAACCATACGAAGTTCAACACCTGACCTGTGTTGTCGAAAAAGACTGTGCAGAATGGTTCGGGGAAAACAGACACGCTGCAATTGTGGTGTTCCCACCTTCTTCATTGAAGACTAATAACAAGGTTGCTGTCCAGGTTTTAATACAATCGTCTGGAAGTGAGACATGCCCTAACGGTACTTGTGTGTGGTATTTAACCACAACAGAAACTGGTAAACAGGGTGAGCTAGACCTTGATGCCACTCTGGAAGCTATGGAAGCAAGCATTATTAGAGAGTCTTCAGATATACCCCACAAGGCAGACGTCTTTGAAATGACTCCAACTGGCCAGTATATTGTCAATTCTGTGAAATTGGGACAATCCTTCATCGAGAATGCCCCTCAGGAGAGGTTGCATTTCCTCGTTAAACTATATTACAGGCAGTTTACTTCAACATCTCCCTTCAACGTTGTTCACCCTTCATTATTCAATTTTCAAACTTCTGAGAAATACGAAGTCGGTGCATCCGATAATGGTATCTTGTACACTGCAATGCCCTCTGGAGAGATATCCTACGATGAAGCTATTACAGCAGCTAAGGTACTATACGATAAGATCGTTGGAAGTGACGACGACTTCTTTGATATTGATTTcgaagatgaagaggaCCAGGAAATCTCTGGCAAAGTTTACAATGAATCGGCCATCACTGACGATGACGACGAAGCTGATATACTGGACGCAGAAGTCGTTGAGTTCGCAGGCGAAATGGAAATATGA
- the SCP1 gene encoding Scp1p (Syntenic homolog of Ashbya gossypii ADR409W; Syntenic homolog of Saccharomyces cerevisiae YOR367W (SCP1)) codes for MDNHNVLKADVTKLDDDLKALRNSKFGPDGIEEIKIWIFSVLNEEAPEGPLLEALRDGVVLCRLANELHEEDTGIPNHIKWKRSKKPFVQMEQISLFLDFMLSYGVREDEVFRTIDLYEGNDPSSVYLALISLSRYANQKHPEKFPVIGRRRVAKKKPREPVETRKTARTTIFGWTLPRCRAFMAAFSVLDYMTCRHRWGFVRTIQR; via the coding sequence ATGGATAATCATAATGTGTTGAAGGCAGATGTTACCAAACTCGACGATGACCTTAAGGCTTTGAGAAATAGTAAATTTGGTCCTGACGGAATCgaagaaataaaaatttgGATATTCTCTGTACTCAACGAAGAGGCACCAGAAGGTCCATTATTAGAAGCATTACGAGACGGTGTTGTACTTTGTCGTTTAGCAAATGAATTACATGAAGAAGATACCGGTATCCCTAATCACATTAAATGGAAACGCTCTAAAAAGCCTTTTGTCCAAATGGAGCAAATTAGTCTCTTCCTTGATTTCATGCTATCATATGGTGTCCGTGAAGATGAAGTTTTCCGAACAATTGACTTGTATGAGGGAAATGATCCCTCTAGTGTCTATTTAGCTCTAATTTCATTGTCTAGATATGCTAATCAAAAGCACCCAGAGAAATTTCCTGTTATAGGGCGGCGCCGTGTGGCTAAGAAGAAACCTAGGGAGCCGGTTGAAACTCGTAAAACCGCCAGAACGACTATCTTTGGGTGGACACTTCCTAGATGTAGAGCATTTATGGCTGCATTCTCAGTATTGGATTATATGACGTGTCGACACCGTTGGGGTTTTGTCCGTACCATACAACGATAA
- a CDS encoding transient receptor potential ion channel family protein (Syntenic homolog of Ashbya gossypii ADR407C; Syntenic homolog of Saccharomyces cerevisiae YAL053W (FLC2) and YOR365C): MHNIFVGLGAVLWVLLSVILGVEGADDRHMKISSLLTCMQNSQFQSTKFDVKFSPETNKVNFVIDARTTLTDEIVAEVDLIAYGVVALRRQIDFCNAGIQALCQPKVGRIDINSSYTLSESITKMIPSVVYSIPDLDAQVRVKVYAKNDMQTQLACVQAVLSNDKTVQTRYASWPIAAIAGIGVLTSGAVSIAGHSTTAAHIASNSISLFIYFQNLAITSMMGVASVPPIAGAWLQNFQWSMGIIRFPLMQKFFTWYVRSTGGTPVVVHDNRNLLSISVQKRMVKRALASGARSIYDSLSNIGSFIANPVSKLTLSSAEDVNFENTLTDKDLYTTNERDPDSYINKILVLHGIQRVAFKAGIELSNVFLTGIAFLVLFVVAIVVCLVLFKIIVELLTKARIIKEHSKFVEYKRSWGSIIKGTLFRIAIIAFPQVSLLAIWEFTQTDSPAVVVDAVVIFAVIAIVLLYGAFRVISRGRESTRLYKTPAYMLFGDSNFLNRFGFLYVQFKADKYWWLIPLLTYSFLRSLTIAVLQNHGKVQAPLVFVIEIVYFVAICVMKPYLDKRTNAFNIVIHLINLLNSIFFVFFSNLFKQPPIVSSIMAVVLFILNAVFALFLLIFTIVTCALALVHRNPDARYQPMKDDRVSFIPKVGYGKAEKNLRDLSRTVLSSSDTDTEKKLREDSLLPSPAAKARGLMDDDYDDSSALGSQSVGPRSITGSSSFADPNAFRNSPSYHKVPTAPSTGSDSRTASNRQVYNGALRRPEDPFHTNTAFRQDHNVQNNNPYEGFINNAGPYGNKANNSTNSFQFANNPNNSSHTDFNSGTSNTKNPQYI; the protein is encoded by the coding sequence ATGCATAATATCTTTGTTGGTTTGGGTGCGGTGCTATGGGTTCTACTCAGTGTAATATTAGGTGTTGAGGGTGCGGATGACCGTCATATGAAGATATCTTCGTTGTTGACATGTATGCAAAATTCGCAGTTTCAGTCTACGAAGTTTGATGTAAAGTTTAGTCCTGAGACAAACAAGGTTAATTTTGTTATTGACGCGAGAACGACCCTAACCGATGAAATTGTTGCGGAAGTTGATTTAATAGCATATGGGGTGGTTGCTTTGAGACGGCAGATTGATTTTTGTAATGCAGGAATCCAAGCTTTGTGTCAGCCGAAGGTCGGTAGGATTGACATTAATTCGTCATATACGTTGTCCGAAAGTATCACGAAAATGATTCCATCGGTGGTGTATTCTATACCGGATTTGGATGCTCAGGTGAGAGTGAAAGTATACGCCAAGAATGATATGCAGACTCAGTTGGCGTGTGTACAGGCGGTTTTATCGAACGATAAGACTGTTCAAACGCGGTATGCATCCTGGCCGATAGCTGCTATTGCGGGTATTGGTGTTTTGACGTCAGGAGCAGTGTCTATTGCTGGACACTCCACTACGGCGGCGCACATTGCTTCAAATTCTATTTCTTTGTTTATTTACTTTCAAAACTTGGCTATTACGTCTATGATGGGAGTGGCGAGCGTACCGCCTATTGCCGGCGCTTGGCTACAAAATTTCCAGTGGTCAATGGGGATCATCCGGTTTCCCCTGATGCAGAAATTTTTTACCTGGTATGTCAGGTCTACAGGAGGAACTCCGGTGGTCGTCCATGACAACAGAAATTTGCTATCCATCTCCGTACAAAAGAGAATGGTGAAAAGAGCACTAGCTTCTGGAGCACGCAGTATCTACGATTCGCTGTCAAACATTGGCTCCTTTATAGCTAATCCTGTTAGCAAGCTTACACTTTCCTCAGCAGAAGATGTCAATTTTGAGAATACCCTTACAGATAAAGACCTGTATACAACTAATGAGCGTGATCCCGACAGCTACATCAACAAGATTCTAGTTTTGCACGGTATTCAAAGAGTTGCCTTCAAGGCGGGCATAGAATTATCCAACGTGTTTTTGACAGGTATTGCATTCCTTGTTTTATTTGTCGTTGCTATTGTCGTGTGTTTGGTCCTCTTTAAAATAATTGTCGAACTGCTTACGAAAGCAAGAATAATTAAAGAACATTCTAAATTTGTCGAATATAAGAGAAGCTGGGGCAGCATCATCAAAGGAACCTTATTCAGAATCGCGATCATTGCATTCCCCCAGGTTTCACTTTTGGCAATATGGGAATTTACGCAGACAGATTCTCCCGCAGTTGTCGTTGACGCTGTCGTGATATTCGCGGTAATAGCAATAGTCCTGTTATATGGTGCATTTAGGGTCATTTCTAGAGGCAGAGAATCTACTAGGCTCTACAAGACGCCTGCATACATGCTGTTTGGTGATTCAAACTTTCTGAACAGATTTGGATTTTTGTATGTGCAATTCAAAGCAGACAAGTACTGGTGGCTGATACCTCTGTTAACTTATTCCTTCTTGCGGTCTTTGACCATTGCGGTCCTTCAGAATCATGGTAAAGTTCAAGCGCCACTAGTTTTCGTTATTGAGATTGTCTACTTTGTTGCTATTTGTGTTATGAAACCTTATTTGGATAAACGTACGAATGCATTCAACATTGTTATCCACTTAATCAACTTGCTCAACTCCATCTTTTTCGTGTTCTTCTCCAACTTGTTTAAGCAGCCTCCTATTGTATCTAGTATAATGGCAGTCGTGCTATTCATACTAAATGCAGTTTTTGCTCTTTTCCTGTTGATCTTCACAATCGTGACATGCGCGTTAGCCCTAGTACACAGAAACCCTGACGCTCGCTACCAGCCAATGAAAGATGATCGGGTCTCCTTCATTCCAAAGGTTGGTTACGGAAAAGCTGAGAAGAACCTTAGAGACTTAAGTAGAACGGTGTTGAGCTCGAGTGATACGGATACAGAGAAGAAACTACGCGAAGATTCGCTATTACCTTCTCCAGCTGCAAAAGCTAGAGGTTTAATGGACGATGACTACGATGATTCTAGCGCTTTAGGTAGCCAGTCCGTTGGACCACGTTCAATTACCGGGTCATCAAGCTTTGCTGATCCAAATGCTTTCCGTAACTCACCTTCCTACCACAAAGTACCTACTGCACCAAGCACTGGCTCAGATAGCAGAACGGCTTCGAATAGACAAGTATACAACGGAGCTCTGCGGAGGCCAGAAGATCCGTTCCACACAAATACGGCATTCCGTCAAGATCATAATGTACAAAATAACAATCCTTACGAGGGGTTTATAAATAATGCAGGTCCTTACGGTAACAAAGCTAATAACAGCACGAATTCTTTCCAGTTTGCCAACAATCCAAACAATTCGTCACATACTGATTTTAATTCTGGGACATCAAATACGAAGAATCCACAGTATATCTAG
- the PEX22 gene encoding ubiquitin-protein transferase activating protein PEX22 (Syntenic homolog of Ashbya gossypii ADR410C; Syntenic homolog of Saccharomyces cerevisiae YAL055W (PEX22)): MIFNVVKIPFTIKYTIEANTKISYMASHTRRALFSRNATLLAAGLAIVGAFVAYSCSQAKSKQEEQPKSDEYRGSKCIILTPRVREVINLKSILKTNAVVLLPPGVLLHEEDIDEGNSYKVIPCDSWKGVWACVRHLRFDSLLLNSNSIPDTIPHDIARYVSQMVEL; the protein is encoded by the coding sequence ATGATTTTTAATGTTGTGAAAATACCTTTTACCATTAAGTATACTATAGAAGCAAACACGAAGATATCCTATATGGCTAGTCATACTAGAAGAGCCTTGTTTTCGCGGAATGCTACGCTATTAGCAGCAGGTCTCGCAATAGTAGGGGCATTTGTCGCTTACTCGTGTTCTCAGGCTAAATCAAAGCAAGAGGAACAACCTAAATCCGACGAATATCGGGGTTCAAAATGCATAATATTAACTCCAAGAGTTAGAGAAGTGATCAATTTGAAGTCCATTCTTAAAACAAATGCAGTGGTATTGTTACCTCCAGGTGTGCTACTTCACGAAGAAGATATAGACGAGGGGAATTCTTACAAAGTCATACCTTGTGACTCATGGAAAGGTGTATGGGCATGTGTTCGTCACCTACGGTTTGACAGCTTGTTGCTGAATTCAAATAGTATTCCAGATACTATTCCACATGACATAGCGAGATATGTTAGCCAAATGGTTGAACTTTGA